In the Wyeomyia smithii strain HCP4-BCI-WySm-NY-G18 chromosome 2, ASM2978416v1, whole genome shotgun sequence genome, one interval contains:
- the LOC129723693 gene encoding nuclear valosin-containing protein-like, whose product MLQKKPTGGLYDPMIIPRVKQYLEENVHQTYVDVGVMARELQERYREYNRRKAVPFRMLVEQAYKTVLHSYGLDSNPSSENEDDANSDLEVMEEGGGSNANHMNDALTNMYMNNKTKPIPGAAPSGGGGNDGEAIDISSDEDDQGGNSRDKDKAVSTTCDRMKLIETQIASNKHITVTKVIRAEKPRSGDEAVDSSNGSTNGPRKQPLDPVSAQQAKRRRLEQAQNSEISNSSNPLLQPQQPVLQVPQVRSAGSQNGKASSGKPELGPPGTQRSKRFKKEVCARFVDTNFEDVGGMDRILRDLCELLLHVKHPEVYRHIGLPAPRGFLLHGPPGSGKTLLAQAIAGQLKIGLIEIPATELVAGVSGESEERIREVFEQAAILSPCVLFIDEIDAISANRINAQKDMERRIVAQLLSSLDSLSKLEGGDGVLVIGATNRPDALDPALRRVGRFDQEISLGIPDREARAHILKIICRNLKIEQSIDFDELAKLTPGYVGADLLALATRAATTAIKRMLTERERQQLIAEAKKQVELEVLRRKKLLEAATGTLRKEEDDDDVAIMDVDEAASQLASKKSENLNGNVSTDDVVALEDDVEEVVNIDDDKDDVPPSTAAVEKQPEDGEPTDKAAEKTDEAVKDAEVTTEEKKDDEQNKTVEAVATPDSAEAKPVEGEKMDDSEATVAPAKHDGDANGEKIEEITKNADLDADVEMVADSSTSGDKVETTEEKITPQVVEKVPAETSVAEEKLTQEEQTKTEDELAFEQMEQELEENVLSETSLNLPSNILSLDKLLNLLLDHSNPLPDEELESLHIEREDFLQSLKSVQPSAKREGFITVPDVTWDDIGSLGDIREELKLAILAPVKFPHRLKLLGLSSPSGVLLCGPPGCGKTLLAKAVANEAGINFISVKGPELLNMYVGESERAVRQCFQRARNSAPCVIFFDEFDSLCPKRSDNAEGGSGMRVVNQLLTEMDGIEERKGVFLMAATNRPDIVDPAVLRPGRLDKILYVGLPAEADRVDILRALTKNRTQPPLADDVDLNVIARLTAGYTGADLAGLVRQASLQTLKDSIADCSSEETRSETDCVEQLSVTLAHFQAAIRGIKASVNEEDKKHYERLKIKYGAPTQ is encoded by the exons ATGTTACAGAAAAAACCCACTGGAGGATTATACGATCCGATGATCATTCCCCGTGTGAAGCAG TATTTGGAGGAAAATGTTCATCAAACTTACGTGGACGTGGGGGTCATGGCCCGTGAGTTGCAGGAGCGTTATCGGGAGTACAATAGAAGAAAAGCTGTTCCATTCCGGATGCTGGTAGAACAGGCGTATAAAACGGTTTTGCATAGTTACGGCTTAGACAGTAATCCCTCCAGTGAGAACGAAGACGATGCTAATTCGGACTTGGAAGTGATGGAGGAAGGTGGCGGCAGCAATGCGAACCACATGAATGATGCCCTCACTAACATGTACATGAACAATAAAACCAAACCAATCCCCGGAGCTGCGCCCTCGGGAGGTGGCGGAAATGATGGCGAAGCCATCGATATCAGTAGTGACGAGGACGATCAGGGTGGGAACTCTCGTGATAAGGACAAAGCTGTTTCCACCACTTGCGACCGAATGAAATTGATTGAAA CTCAAATTGCTTCTAACAAGCATATAACTGTCACGAAAGTGATTCGTGCTGAAAAACCACGTTCGGGAGATGAAGCGGTAGATTCTAGCAACGGCAGTACTAACGGCCCTCGTAAGCAACCGCTTGATCCTGTTTCGGCACAGCAAGCTAAGCGTCGGCGGTTGGAACAGGCTCAAAATTCTGAAATAAGCAACAGTTCGAATCCGTTGCTTCAGCCTCAGCAACCGGTTCTGCAGGTGCCTCAAGTACGATCTGCTGGGTCACAAAACGGTAAAGCTTCAAGTGGCAAGCCCGAATTAGGACCGCCTGGAACTCAGCGTTCAAAGCGCTTTAAGAAAGAAGTGTGCGCTCGGTTTGTCGATACCAACTTTGAAGATGTTGGTGGGATGGACCGTATACTGCGTGATCTTTGTGAGTTACTTCTGCACGTTAAGCATCCGGAGGTTTACCGTCATATCGGCCTGCCGGCACCACGTGGATTTTTACTGCACGGACCGCCAGGATCTGGAAAAACTTTACTAGCGCAGGCTATTGCCGGA CAACTTAAAATAGGTCTCATTGAGATACCCGCTACGGAGTTGGTGGCCGGTGTTTCTGGTGAATCGGAGGAACGAATCAGGGAGGTATTTGAGCAGGCCGCAATCCTTTCGCCGTGTGTGCTGTTCATCGATGAAATCGATGCAATCTCGGCAAATCGCATCAATGCTCAGAAGGATATGGAACGACGTATTGTTGCCCAATTGCTGAGTAGTTTGGATAGTCTATCAAAGTTGGAGGGTGGCGATGGTGTGCTAGTCATTGGGGCAACCAATCGTCCAGATGCGCTAGATCCAGCATTACGACGTGTTGGACGGTTTGATCAGGAGATATCTCTCGGCATTCCGGATCGAGAAGCGCGAGCGCACATTTTGAAGATTATTTGTCGCAATTTGAAGATTGAGCAGTCCATTGATTTTGACGAGCTGGCTAAACTCACTCCCGGGTATGTTGGCGCTGATCTGTTGGCTTTGGCTACCAGAGCGGCTACAACGGCTATCAAAAG aatgTTAACGGAACGTGAGCGGCAACAACTGATTGCTGAGGCTAAAAAACAGGTGGAACTCGAAGTTCTTCGTCGCAAGAAACTACTGGAAGCTGCCACTGGAACATTGAGAAAGGAAGAAGATGACGACGATGTTGCAATTATGGATGTTGATGAAGCTGCATCCCAATTGGCATCCAAAAAGAGTGAAAATTTGAACGGTAATGTCTCGACGGATGATGTTGTGGCCTTGGAAGATGATGTCGAAGAAGTAGTTAATATAGATGACGACAAGGATGATGTACCGCCTTCCACTGCAGCTGTTGAGAAGCAACCTGAAGATGGCGAGCCGACTGATAAGGCAGCGGAGAAGACGGACGAGGCAGTAAAGGATGCAGAAGTGAccaccgaagaaaaaaaagacgACGAGCAGAACAAAACAGTCGAAGCAGTAGCTACGCCAGATTCTGCAGAGGCTAAGCCTGTTGAAGGTGAAAAAATGGATGATAGTGAAGCTACGGTTGCTCCGGCTAAGCATGATGGCGATGCCAATGGCGAGAAGATCGAAGAAATCACTAAAAATGCAGATCTTGATGCTGATGTAGAAATGGTTGCGGACAGCAGTACTTCCGGTGATAAAGTGGAAACAACAGAGGAAAAAATAACGCCCCAAGTGGTTGAAAAGGTCCCGGCTGAAACCAGTGTGGCTGAAGAGAAACTTACTCAGGAAGAGCAAACCAAGACGGAGGATGAACTTGCTTTTGAACAGATGGAGCAGGAATTAGAGGAAAATGTACTATCGGAAACGAGTTTGAATTTGCCATCTAACATTTTGTCACTGGATAAATTACTGAACCTTCTGCTGGACCATTCTAATCCTTTGCCCGATGAAGAGCTCGAAAGTCTACATATTGAGAGAGAAGACTTTCTACAGTCTTTGAAATCAGTACAGCCTTCGGCCAAGCGGGAAGGTTTCATCACGGTTCCTGATGTTACATGGGACGACATTGGCTCTCTTGGTGATATTCGCGAAGAGTTGAAGCTAGCTATATTAGCACCAGTCAAGTTCCCACATCGGTTGAAGCTGCTGGGACTAAGTTCCCCATCGGGAGTATTGCTTTGTGGTCCACCTGGTTGTGGTAAAACGCTGCTAGCGAAAGCTGTCGCCAATGAAGCTGGTATTAATTTTATATCCGTCAAGGGACCAGAATTGTTAAATATG TACGTCGGTGAGTCAGAACGGGCTGTTCGTCAGTGTTTTCAGCGGGCCCGCAACTCTGCGCCATGCGTTATCTTCTTCGACGAGTTCGACTCGTTGTGTCCCAAACGTTCAGACAATGCAGAAGGCGGTTCAGGAATGCGTGTAGTTAATCAACTCCTCACGGAAATGGATGGCATTGAAGAACGGAAGGGTGTGTTTCTTATGGCAGCCACCAATCGGCCAGACATCGTTGATCCTGCTGTTCTACGTCCAGGAAGACTCGATAAAATTCTGTATGTTGGACTACCTGCCGAAGCGGATCGAGTTGATATTCTACGAGCGTTAACCAAGAATCGCACTCAACCTCCACTAGCCGATGATGTCGATCTGAATGTTATCGCACGGTTAACGGCCGGATACACCGGCGCTGACCTGGCCGGTCTTGTGAGACAGGCTTCGCTACAAACACTTAAGGATTCGATAGCTGACTGTAGTAGTGAGGAAACCCGGTCGGAAACCGATTGCGTAGAGCAACTCAGCGTCACATTAGCCCATTTCCAGGCAGCGATACGAGGTATCAAAGCATCTGTCAATGAAGAA gaCAAGAAACACTACGAACGATTGAAGATAAAATACGGAGCACCAACACAATAA
- the LOC129723694 gene encoding carboxypeptidase B-like → MNHEHAPFFDHYPSHEEVNQYLAKLVQNYANKIEIFSSALSFEGREILTVRISPDVRRKKFNRLNILIDAGIHAREWITIIVALYVVHQLVERDAINIRLLRNFDWIILPILNPDGYEYSLEHNKMWRKTRRPLGKDRCVGVDCNRNFNVSWGIGTAQFCSFVYRGERPFSEQETRNVRTIFQKLRPNCKFYLSLHSHAKAILYPRAYSRTLPQNWKQQHDLARAGADAIFSACGIKYCCSSASAFLNNVVGGSSIDYAHDIEKVPFALVMEIASKEFHPPTASIARICEESWIGIQAMVMQLAVSPRISFTRSKTAI, encoded by the exons atgaacCATGAGCATGCTCCATTTTTCGACCACTACCCTAGTCACGAGGAAGTGAACCAGTATCTCGCAAAACTGGTGCAAAATTATGcaaataaaatcgaaattttctcCAGTGCCCTTTCGTTCGAGGGTCGAGAAATATTGACCGTTCGAATCAGCCCCGATGTCAGGCGCAAAAAATTCAACCGTTTGAACATCCTGATAGACGCAGGAATTCACGCTCGGGAATGGATAACAATAATCGTTGCTTTGTACGTAGTTCATCAGCTGGTCGAACGGGATGCCATCAACATAAGACTGTTGCGGAACTTCGATTGGATAATTTTACCTATTCTAAATCCCGATGGATACGAGTATAGTCTAGAGCAT AACAAGATGTGGCGAAAGACACGGCGACCCTTGGGTAAAGATCGTTGCGTGGGAGTAGATTGCAATCGAAATTTTAATGTATCGTGGGGAATCGGAACGGCCCAGTTTTGTTCATTCGTGTACAGAGGAGAAAGGCCATTCTCGGAGCAGGAAACCAGAAACGTACGAACCATCTTTCAAAAGTTGCGACCAAACTGTAAATTTTACCTGTCATTGCATTCACATGCCAAAGCTATCCTTTATCCGCGAGCGTATTCAAG AACTCTTCCGCAAAACTGGAAACAACAACACGACCTGGCCCGAGCCGGCGCGGACGCCATTTTCAGTGCATGCGGGATAAAATATTGCTGCAGTAGCGCGTCTGCCTTTCTGAACAACGTCGTCGGTGGATCCAGTATCGACTACGCACACGACATCGAAAAGGTCCCGTTTGCTCTGGTTATGGAAATCGCCAGCAAAGAATTCCATCCGCCAACCGCAAGCATCGCACGTATTTGCGAGGAAAGCTGGATTGGAATCCAAGCGATGGTAATGCAGCTAGCAGTCAGTCCGAGAATTTCTTTCACTCGCAGTAAAACGGCGATTTAG